Proteins from a genomic interval of Oncorhynchus mykiss isolate Arlee chromosome 21, USDA_OmykA_1.1, whole genome shotgun sequence:
- the LOC110499958 gene encoding sodium-coupled neutral amino acid transporter 2 yields the protein MKQATAKTEMSRFNISPDEDSSVSSNSHEYSSCPTKKVPIDSQYPDMDAESQNFLPDYHLDKKKYETDYHPGTASFGMSVFNLGNAIMGSGILGLSYAMANTGIALFVILLVAVSIFSLYSVHLLLKTANEGGSLVYEQLGYKAFGMPGKLAASISITMQNIGAMSSYLYIVKYELPIVIQAFMGATNGEWYANGDYLVILVSVVIILPLSLLRNLGYLGYTSGFSLLCMVFFLIVVIYKKFQIPCPFIPNMDVILNETVSKILNNTVGFLNTTAVVYNEDVCTPKYFVFNSQTVYAVPILTFAFVCHPAVLPMYEELKDRSRRKMQGVANVSFLAMFIMYLLAALFGYLTFNVNVEPELLHTYSKVYKSDVILLIVRLAVLTAVTLTVPVVLFPIRTSVNQLLCASKEFSWIRHTIITVVLLASTNCLVIFVPTIRDIFGFIGASAAAMLIFILPSAFYIKLVKKEPMKSVQKIGASIFLCSGFFVMIGSLTLITLDWINNASQASDGH from the exons ATGAAACAGGCCACTGCAAAAACAGAGATGAGCCGCTTCAACATTTCCCCGGATGAGGATAGCAGTGTCAGTTCCAATAGTCATGAATACAGTTCCTGTCCAACCAAGAAGGTTCCTATTGACAG TCAATATCCCGATATGGATGCGGAGAGTCAAAACTTCCTTCCAGACTACCACCTGGACAAGAAGAAGTATGAAACAGATTAT CATCCAGGCACCGCCTCTTTTGGGATGTCAGTCTTCAACCTGGGCAATGCTATTATGGGTAGTGGCATCCTTGGTCTCTCCTATGCCATGGCCAACACTGGCATTGCGCTCTTTGT AATTCTCCTGGTGGCTGTGTCCATCTTCTCCCTGTACTCTGTGCACTTGCTTCTAAAGACAGCCAATGAAGGAGGGTCGCTGGTCTATGAACAGCTGGGTTACAAGGCCTTCGGCATGCCCGGGAAACTGGCTGcatccatctccatcaccatgcaGAACATCGGAG CCATGTCCAGCTACCTCTACATTGTGAAGTACGAGCTGCCGATCGTTATCCAAGCCTTCATGGGAGCTACCAATGG AGAGTGGTATGCGAACGGGGACTATCTTGTGATCTTGGTGTCAGTTGTCATCATCCTGCCACTTTCACTTCTCAGGAACCTTG GTTACCTTGGTTACACAAGTGGTTTCTCCCTGCTTTGCATGGTCTTCTTCCTGATTGTG GTGATCTATAAGAAGTTCCAGATCCCGTGCCCTTTCATCCCTAACATGGACGTGATACTGAACGAGACGGTTAGCAAGATCCTGAACAACACGGTGGGCTTCCTCAACACCACCGCCGTCGTCTACAACGAGGACGTCTGCACACCCAAATACTTTGTCTTTAACTCTCAG ACTGTGTATGCTGTTCCTATCCTGACGTTCGCCTTTGTCTGCCACCCCGCAGTCCTGCCCATGTACGAGGAGCTTAAAGA TCGTTCCCGTAGAAAGATGCAGGGCGTGGCCAACGTGTCTTTCCTGGCCATGTTCATCATGTACCTGCTGGCTGCTCTCTTCGGATATCTGACCTTCAACG TGAATGTGGAGCCCGAACTTCTGCACACCTACTCCAAGGTCTACAAGTCTGACGTGATCCTACTCATCGTTCGTCTGGCCGTGCTGACAGCTGTCACCCTGACTGTCCCTGTGGTGCTGTTTCCC atcCGCACGTCGGTCAACCAGCTGCTGTGTGCCTCCAAGGAGTTCAGCTGGATCCGCCACACCATCATCACCGTGGTTCTGCTGGCCAGCACAAATTGTCTGGTCATCTTCGTCCCCACCATCAGAGACATCTTCGGCTTCATTG GTGCATCTGCGGCAGCCATGTTGATCTTCATCCTGCCCTCGGCCTTCTATATCAAACTGGTCAAGAAGGAGCCCATGAAGTCTGTGCAGAAAATTGGG gcatCCATCTTCCTGTGCAGTGGTTTCTTCGTCATGATCGGCAGCTTGACCCTCATCACCCTTGACTGGATCAACAACGCCTCACAAGCCTCCGACGGACACTAG